One genomic region from Acidimicrobiales bacterium encodes:
- a CDS encoding aspartate-semialdehyde dehydrogenase yields MARIGILGATGQVGTLARKLVAERNFPADEIRLFASARSAGRKLTVGDTEYTVEDADTADYTGLDFVLSSIGATASKQISPKVAAAGAIVIDNSSAYRMDPDVPLVVADVNDDALASIPKNIVANPNCTTMAAMPVLKALHVEAGLTRFVVSTYQAVSGTGPAGVAALEEQVTKLGPASAALAFDGDALEFPDFGPYLGPIAFNVLPIAGSLVDDETNEEKKFRDESQKILGIPDLLVSCTCVRVPVFTGHSMTINAEFARELTPERAREVLANTTAVELVDMPTPLMAAGKDPTYVGRVRRDPGGRNGIALFLSNDNLRKGAALNAVQIAERLASR; encoded by the coding sequence ATGGCGCGGATCGGCATCCTCGGTGCGACGGGCCAGGTCGGCACGCTCGCCCGCAAGCTCGTGGCCGAGCGCAACTTCCCGGCCGACGAGATCCGGCTGTTCGCCTCGGCGCGCAGCGCCGGGCGCAAGCTCACCGTCGGCGACACCGAGTACACCGTCGAAGACGCCGACACCGCCGACTACACCGGCCTCGACTTCGTGCTGTCCTCGATCGGCGCCACGGCGTCGAAGCAGATCTCGCCCAAGGTCGCGGCCGCCGGCGCGATCGTCATCGACAACTCGTCGGCGTACCGCATGGACCCTGACGTGCCGCTCGTGGTCGCCGACGTGAACGACGACGCGCTGGCGTCGATCCCGAAGAACATCGTGGCCAACCCGAACTGCACGACCATGGCGGCGATGCCCGTCCTCAAGGCGCTGCACGTCGAGGCGGGCCTGACGCGCTTCGTCGTGTCGACGTACCAGGCGGTATCGGGCACCGGCCCCGCCGGCGTCGCCGCTCTCGAGGAGCAGGTGACCAAGCTCGGCCCGGCGTCAGCGGCGCTCGCCTTCGACGGCGACGCCCTGGAGTTCCCCGACTTCGGCCCGTACCTGGGCCCCATCGCGTTCAACGTGCTGCCGATCGCCGGTTCGCTCGTAGACGACGAGACCAACGAAGAGAAGAAGTTCCGCGACGAGAGCCAGAAGATCCTCGGCATCCCGGATCTGCTGGTCAGCTGCACGTGCGTGCGCGTGCCCGTTTTCACCGGCCACTCGATGACGATCAACGCCGAGTTCGCACGCGAGCTCACGCCGGAGCGGGCGCGGGAGGTCCTGGCCAACACCACCGCCGTCGAACTCGTCGACATGCCCACGCCGCTCATGGCGGCCGGCAAGGACCCGACCTACGTCGGCCGGGTGCGGCGTGACCCCGGCGGGCGCAACGGCATCGCGCTGTTCTTGAGCAACGACAACCTGCGCAAGGGCGCGGCGCTCAACGCCGTGCAGATCGCCGAGCGGCTGGCCTCCCGGTAG
- a CDS encoding D-2-hydroxyacid dehydrogenase family protein, with amino-acid sequence MRVAILDDWFDTLRTLPSFAKLAGHDVTVWNDHVDDVTVLGERLAEVEALVLIRERTAITAELLDRLPNLRLISQRSVYPHIDIAACTARGVVVSSNMHADSPSFATAELTWALILAAMRQLPQQVHSLKVGRWQAGVGSTLRGKQLGIYGYGRIGKVIAEYARAFAMPVVFWGREESRARAAADGFDVPPSRAAFFAGSDIVTLHLRLVDATRGIVSADDLAHMKRSALLVNTSRAGLIVPGALVAGLRAGRPGMAAVDVFEHEPMTDVDHPLLSMPNVVATPHIGYVTREEWDLQFNDIYDQINDFAAGTPSNVVNPEAC; translated from the coding sequence GTGCGCGTAGCCATCCTCGACGACTGGTTCGACACGCTGCGGACCCTACCGAGCTTCGCCAAGCTCGCCGGCCACGACGTCACGGTGTGGAACGACCACGTCGACGACGTCACCGTGCTCGGCGAGCGGCTGGCGGAGGTCGAAGCGCTCGTGCTCATTCGCGAGCGCACCGCCATCACCGCCGAGCTACTCGACCGCTTGCCGAATCTGCGCCTAATCAGCCAGCGCAGCGTGTATCCCCACATCGACATCGCGGCGTGCACCGCCCGCGGCGTCGTCGTGTCGTCGAACATGCACGCCGACTCACCGTCGTTCGCCACCGCCGAGCTCACGTGGGCGCTGATCCTCGCCGCCATGCGCCAGTTGCCCCAGCAGGTGCACTCGCTCAAGGTCGGCCGCTGGCAGGCGGGCGTGGGCTCGACGCTGCGCGGCAAGCAGCTCGGGATCTACGGCTACGGCCGCATCGGCAAGGTCATCGCCGAGTACGCCCGCGCCTTCGCCATGCCCGTCGTGTTCTGGGGTCGGGAAGAGTCGCGGGCCCGCGCCGCCGCCGACGGCTTCGACGTGCCCCCGTCGCGAGCGGCGTTCTTCGCCGGCAGCGACATCGTCACCCTGCACCTGCGCCTCGTCGACGCCACCCGCGGCATCGTGTCCGCCGACGACTTGGCGCACATGAAGCGCAGCGCGCTGCTGGTCAACACGAGCCGGGCCGGGCTCATCGTGCCCGGCGCGCTCGTCGCCGGGTTGCGCGCCGGTCGGCCGGGCATGGCGGCGGTCGACGTGTTCGAGCACGAACCGATGACCGACGTCGACCACCCGCTGCTGTCGATGCCCAACGTCGTCGCCACGCCCCACATCGGCTACGTCACCCGCGAGGAGTGGGACCTCCAGTTCAACGACATCTACGACCAGATCAACGACTTCGCCGCCGGAACGCCTTCCAACGTCGTCAATCCCGAGGCATGCTGA
- a CDS encoding 3-hydroxybutyryl-CoA dehydrogenase, with amino-acid sequence MTINRVGVVGSGIMGSGVAEVAAKAGHEVILRSRRQETADAMVASLEKSLAKQVDREKITAEDRDATLARVTATSDLHALKDCDLVIESVVEDLAVKKELFNELDRLVQDSAILATNTSTLSVIDLAMETGRPERVCGIHFFNPATAMKLVEVVRPLTASDETIAEALEFAKKCGKAPVTVKDEAGFIVNALLFPYLNNAVKMLERGVASAEDIDSAMQGGCNFPMGPLALLDLVGLDTSLSILDALYAEFKDPNYAAAPTLRRLVSAERLGRKSGEGFYTY; translated from the coding sequence ATGACGATCAATCGTGTCGGTGTTGTCGGTTCCGGAATCATGGGCTCGGGGGTGGCCGAAGTGGCCGCCAAAGCCGGCCACGAGGTGATCCTGCGCAGCCGCAGGCAGGAGACGGCCGACGCCATGGTGGCGTCACTCGAGAAGTCGCTGGCCAAGCAGGTCGACCGCGAGAAGATCACGGCCGAGGACCGCGACGCCACGCTGGCGCGCGTCACCGCCACGTCTGACCTGCACGCGCTCAAGGACTGCGATCTGGTGATCGAGTCCGTCGTGGAGGACCTGGCGGTCAAGAAGGAACTGTTCAACGAGCTCGACCGCCTCGTGCAGGACAGCGCCATCCTCGCTACCAACACGTCGACGCTGTCGGTCATCGACCTCGCCATGGAGACGGGCCGGCCCGAGCGCGTGTGCGGCATCCACTTCTTCAATCCGGCCACGGCGATGAAGCTCGTCGAGGTCGTGCGCCCCCTGACGGCGAGCGACGAGACGATCGCCGAGGCGCTCGAGTTCGCCAAGAAGTGCGGCAAGGCACCGGTCACGGTGAAGGACGAGGCCGGCTTCATCGTCAACGCTCTGCTGTTCCCGTACCTCAACAACGCGGTGAAGATGCTCGAGCGCGGCGTCGCTTCGGCCGAGGACATCGACTCGGCGATGCAGGGCGGCTGCAACTTCCCGATGGGTCCCCTGGCACTGCTCGACCTCGTCGGCCTCGACACCAGCCTGTCGATCCTCGACGCCCTCTACGCCGAGTTCAAGGACCCGAACTACGCGGCAGCGCCGACGCTGCGTCGCCTGGTGAGCGCGGAGCGTCTCGGCCGCAAGTCGGGCGAGGGCTTCTACACCTACTAA
- a CDS encoding peptidylprolyl isomerase, whose product MSDFPADHLSERTTQFSAEPPMGIDPNKRYTAVISTSKGDITVALAPERAPKTVNSFVFLARHNYFDGLNFHRIIPGFVLQGGCPEGSGRGGPGYRFDDELPPAGRYELGSLAMANAGPNTNGSQFFIISGQDGVRLPPQYSLFGQVIQGLDVVKTINDLGTGSGTPKEEVKINSIRITEAD is encoded by the coding sequence ATGTCCGATTTTCCCGCCGACCACCTTTCGGAGCGGACGACGCAGTTCTCCGCCGAGCCGCCCATGGGCATCGACCCCAACAAGCGCTACACCGCGGTGATCTCGACGTCGAAGGGCGACATCACCGTCGCCCTCGCGCCCGAGCGCGCGCCGAAGACGGTCAACTCGTTCGTGTTCCTTGCCCGCCACAACTACTTCGACGGGCTCAACTTCCACCGCATCATCCCCGGCTTCGTGCTCCAGGGGGGCTGCCCCGAGGGATCGGGGCGCGGCGGGCCCGGCTACCGCTTCGACGACGAGTTGCCGCCCGCCGGGCGTTACGAGCTCGGGTCGCTGGCGATGGCGAATGCCGGCCCCAACACGAACGGCTCGCAGTTCTTCATCATCAGCGGCCAAGACGGTGTTCGCCTGCCACCGCAGTACTCGCTGTTCGGTCAGGTGATCCAGGGCCTCGACGTCGTCAAGACGATCAACGACCTGGGGACGGGCTCCGGCACCCCGAAGGAAGAAGTCAAGATCAACTCCATCCGGATCACGGAAGCCGACTGA
- a CDS encoding aspartate kinase, with product MSLVVQKYGGTSVADPERIREVAENVARTRRQHDVVIVVSAMGKETDDLLRLAREVAKKPSGREMDMLITAGERKATALVTMALEEMGCPAQSFTGSQAGFITDTEHQNAKILEVRPERLVEAISSGRVPVVGGAQGMSTAREITFLGRGGSDTTAVALAASLNADSCELYTDVSGVFTADPRIVPSARRMPRLSFDEMLEMTATGCPKPAMRSVEFARTHHVPLHIRSAFTWEPGTWVAEEDPTMEHAIITAVTHDLSEAKVTVNAVPDAPGIAARLFRALADNGVNVDMIVQDVSHDGTTDISFTTPAEDVDTALKVANDVAAAVGGGDVAADQQIGRVSLIGAGMKTHPGVAATMFETLAANDINIEMISTSAIRISCVVRQDQVEDAVVKLHEAFKLDVA from the coding sequence ATGTCTTTGGTCGTCCAGAAGTACGGCGGCACCTCCGTCGCCGATCCCGAGCGCATTCGCGAGGTGGCGGAGAACGTCGCCCGCACGCGCCGGCAGCACGACGTCGTCATCGTCGTGTCGGCCATGGGCAAGGAAACCGACGACCTGCTACGCCTCGCCCGCGAGGTCGCCAAGAAGCCGTCGGGCCGCGAAATGGACATGCTGATCACCGCCGGTGAGCGCAAGGCCACGGCGCTGGTGACGATGGCGCTCGAAGAGATGGGCTGCCCGGCGCAGAGCTTCACCGGCAGTCAGGCCGGCTTCATCACCGACACCGAGCACCAGAACGCCAAGATCCTCGAGGTCCGCCCCGAGCGCCTCGTCGAGGCGATCAGCTCCGGGCGGGTGCCCGTCGTCGGCGGGGCCCAGGGCATGTCGACGGCCCGCGAGATCACGTTCCTCGGCCGCGGCGGCTCGGACACGACGGCTGTCGCGCTGGCGGCGTCGCTCAACGCCGACTCCTGCGAGCTGTACACCGACGTGTCGGGCGTGTTCACCGCCGACCCGCGCATCGTCCCGTCCGCGCGTCGGATGCCGCGCCTGAGCTTCGACGAGATGCTCGAGATGACGGCGACGGGTTGCCCCAAGCCGGCCATGCGTTCCGTCGAGTTCGCCCGCACGCACCACGTCCCGCTCCACATCCGCTCGGCCTTCACGTGGGAGCCGGGCACCTGGGTCGCCGAGGAGGACCCCACCATGGAACACGCCATCATCACCGCCGTCACCCACGACCTGTCCGAAGCCAAGGTCACGGTGAATGCGGTGCCCGACGCCCCCGGCATCGCGGCGCGGCTGTTCCGGGCCCTCGCCGACAACGGCGTGAACGTCGACATGATCGTGCAGGACGTCAGCCACGACGGCACGACCGACATCTCCTTCACGACGCCGGCCGAAGACGTCGACACCGCGTTGAAGGTGGCCAACGACGTCGCCGCGGCGGTCGGCGGTGGCGACGTCGCCGCCGATCAGCAGATCGGCCGCGTGTCGCTGATCGGCGCCGGCATGAAGACGCACCCCGGTGTGGCGGCGACGATGTTCGAGACGCTGGCGGCCAACGACATCAACATCGAGATGATCTCGACCTCCGCCATTCGAATCTCCTGCGTGGTGCGCCAAGATCAAGTGGAAGATGCAGTGGTGAAACTGCACGAAGCCTTCAAACTGGACGTGGCGTAA
- a CDS encoding peptidylprolyl isomerase, whose protein sequence is MPSDKRQRQRENTRARQQAMAAAAQRQKRRTQIIVAVVAVVLVGAALAYAMKGGGSDNNSTATATTTTTAKPLKGNADVCPPAKGTAKRFTVFDHAPIMCIDPAKKYTAAIKTDAGTITVDLNAEAAPKTVNNFVFLARNHFFDGIIFHRVIPDFMDQTGDPQGNGTGGPGYQFEDEIPDGYVYTDGDVAMANSGPNTNGSQFFLVASDNGAQTLLSAVGGVPKYSPFGHVTAGLSVVKKINKDGSGSGEPNVEHHMISVTITEE, encoded by the coding sequence GTGCCCAGCGACAAACGACAGCGCCAGCGCGAAAACACCCGGGCCCGCCAGCAGGCGATGGCCGCGGCCGCGCAACGACAGAAGCGCCGGACTCAGATCATCGTCGCCGTCGTGGCGGTCGTGCTCGTCGGCGCCGCGCTCGCCTACGCCATGAAGGGCGGCGGCAGCGACAACAACTCGACGGCGACCGCCACGACGACGACAACAGCAAAACCACTCAAGGGCAACGCCGACGTGTGTCCTCCGGCGAAGGGCACAGCGAAGCGCTTCACCGTGTTCGACCACGCGCCGATCATGTGCATCGACCCGGCCAAGAAGTACACGGCCGCGATCAAGACCGACGCCGGCACGATTACCGTCGACCTCAACGCCGAGGCGGCGCCGAAGACGGTCAACAACTTCGTGTTCCTGGCCCGCAACCACTTCTTCGACGGGATCATCTTCCACCGCGTGATCCCCGATTTCATGGACCAGACCGGTGACCCGCAGGGCAACGGCACGGGCGGCCCCGGCTATCAGTTCGAAGACGAGATCCCCGACGGCTACGTCTACACCGACGGCGACGTCGCCATGGCGAACTCAGGCCCCAACACCAACGGCTCGCAGTTCTTCCTCGTGGCGTCGGACAACGGCGCCCAGACGTTGCTGAGTGCGGTCGGCGGGGTACCCAAGTACTCGCCGTTCGGCCACGTGACCGCCGGCCTGTCCGTCGTCAAGAAGATCAACAAGGACGGCTCGGGCAGCGGCGAACCCAATGTCGAGCACCACATGATTTCCGTCACCATCACCGAGGAGTAG
- a CDS encoding Type 1 glutamine amidotransferase-like domain-containing protein, producing MTTGWLALVGGQEWTDGTRPIDELLLKESGAKEVLVVATAAAYEQPQKVVAAAAAYFGELGAKVKSADVYGRSAAMDKAAVKAVRAAKLVYFGDGSPLHARSVFKDTPWWDALVEAWNDGAAVAGTGAGAMILGDPMVDPRGGAFTLGLGLIPSLAAMTKTQDWHHETKRRTIQLATKGLPLVAVDEATAALRSPTGEWSVLGVGAATVYVDGAEVPLSRLP from the coding sequence GTGACGACTGGTTGGCTGGCGTTGGTGGGCGGTCAGGAATGGACCGACGGCACGCGTCCGATCGACGAGTTGTTGCTCAAGGAATCGGGCGCCAAAGAGGTGCTCGTGGTCGCGACGGCCGCCGCCTACGAGCAGCCGCAGAAGGTCGTAGCGGCCGCCGCCGCATACTTCGGAGAACTCGGAGCGAAGGTGAAGTCGGCCGACGTCTACGGGCGGAGCGCGGCGATGGACAAGGCGGCGGTCAAGGCAGTGCGCGCCGCCAAGCTCGTCTACTTCGGCGACGGCTCCCCCCTGCACGCACGGTCGGTGTTCAAGGACACGCCGTGGTGGGACGCGCTGGTCGAAGCGTGGAACGACGGTGCGGCCGTCGCCGGCACCGGTGCGGGCGCCATGATCCTCGGCGACCCGATGGTCGATCCTCGCGGCGGCGCCTTCACCCTGGGACTCGGGCTTATCCCGTCGCTGGCGGCGATGACCAAGACGCAGGACTGGCACCACGAAACCAAACGACGGACGATCCAGCTGGCGACCAAGGGACTGCCGCTGGTCGCCGTCGACGAGGCCACCGCCGCGCTGCGTTCCCCGACGGGCGAGTGGTCGGTGCTCGGCGTCGGCGCCGCCACCGTCTACGTCGACGGCGCCGAAGTGCCTCTCAGTCGGCTTCCGTGA
- a CDS encoding alpha/beta fold hydrolase, translating to MATFVLVHGACHGPWCWESVTPLLAERGHAVVAPELPCDDPSAGLAEYVEVVLGAIDPAADDVMLVGHSLGGLTVPAVASRRAVRAVVFLAGIVGMPGKSLADLAGLDADRDAPLEDGDIEMQENGTFIFSEQCARRALYHDCAPDVADAAIARLRPQRSLWADVSPDAAWPETQFASVVGAHDRIVNPEWSQRIARERLGCGPITMDSGHSPMLSHPETLADILLRLAP from the coding sequence ATGGCGACGTTCGTTCTCGTCCACGGCGCATGCCACGGTCCCTGGTGTTGGGAGTCGGTGACGCCGCTGCTCGCCGAGCGCGGCCACGCCGTCGTCGCGCCCGAGCTGCCCTGCGACGATCCGTCCGCCGGGCTCGCCGAGTACGTCGAGGTCGTCCTGGGTGCGATCGATCCGGCCGCCGACGACGTCATGCTCGTCGGTCACTCGCTCGGTGGGCTCACGGTGCCGGCGGTCGCGTCGCGCCGCGCTGTGCGCGCCGTCGTCTTCCTCGCGGGGATCGTCGGCATGCCGGGCAAGTCGCTGGCCGACCTGGCGGGACTCGACGCCGACCGCGACGCGCCGCTCGAAGACGGCGATATCGAAATGCAGGAGAACGGCACCTTTATCTTCAGCGAGCAGTGCGCGCGCCGAGCGCTGTATCACGACTGCGCCCCCGACGTCGCCGACGCTGCCATCGCCCGGCTGCGTCCGCAGCGGTCGCTGTGGGCCGATGTCAGTCCCGACGCCGCGTGGCCCGAGACGCAGTTCGCGTCGGTCGTTGGCGCGCACGACCGCATCGTGAACCCGGAGTGGTCGCAGCGCATCGCCCGCGAGCGCCTCGGCTGCGGACCGATCACGATGGATTCGGGTCACAGCCCGATGCTGTCGCACCCCGAGACGCTGGCGGACATCCTCCTTCGTCTCGCCCCGTGA
- a CDS encoding family 43 glycosylhydrolase has protein sequence MVAGEWTHIYDPSVGETEQWYVNDHTVFRDRSGTWHLIGITHAEPFKPFEEVDLCHASAPSLLGPWTKHPPVLTADPALGEKHLWAPHVIDHEGRYWMFVCGGSTEGPATYRIQLATSEDGLTWTRHAANPLVVDGYEARDPMVLHVDDRWVMYYTATSEPGGGHHVVIAAESDDLLQWRGRHVVYRDELVGTGGGPTESPFVVARDGMYYLFMGPADFASAMARRVDWATAYSSTIVLASDDPLHFDRADCVGEIAAHASEVVVDENGSAWITHCGWGQGGVYVAPLSFDGPTNAPRSPNPMARAPRSR, from the coding sequence GTGGTCGCGGGCGAGTGGACGCACATCTACGACCCCTCGGTCGGCGAAACGGAGCAGTGGTACGTCAACGACCACACGGTGTTCCGCGATCGTTCCGGTACGTGGCATCTCATCGGCATCACGCATGCGGAGCCGTTCAAGCCGTTCGAGGAAGTGGACTTGTGCCACGCCTCCGCGCCATCGCTGCTCGGGCCGTGGACCAAGCACCCGCCGGTGCTGACGGCCGATCCGGCACTGGGCGAGAAGCACCTGTGGGCGCCGCACGTGATCGACCACGAGGGCCGCTACTGGATGTTCGTGTGCGGCGGCAGCACCGAAGGACCTGCGACATACCGCATCCAACTGGCAACGTCGGAGGACGGTCTCACCTGGACACGTCACGCGGCCAACCCACTGGTAGTCGACGGCTACGAGGCGCGCGATCCGATGGTGCTGCACGTCGACGACCGCTGGGTCATGTACTACACCGCCACGAGCGAACCCGGCGGCGGCCACCACGTGGTCATCGCTGCCGAGTCCGACGACTTGCTGCAATGGCGCGGCCGCCACGTCGTGTACCGCGACGAACTCGTCGGCACTGGCGGCGGGCCGACCGAGTCACCCTTCGTCGTCGCCCGCGACGGCATGTACTACCTCTTCATGGGGCCCGCCGACTTCGCATCGGCGATGGCGCGGCGCGTCGACTGGGCGACGGCCTATTCGTCCACCATCGTGCTCGCCAGCGACGACCCACTGCACTTCGACCGCGCCGACTGCGTAGGTGAGATCGCGGCGCACGCGTCCGAGGTCGTCGTCGATGAGAACGGCAGCGCCTGGATCACCCACTGCGGCTGGGGCCAGGGCGGCGTGTACGTCGCCCCGCTGTCGTTCGACGGCCCTACGAATGCACCCAGATCGCCGAACCCAATGGCGCGAGCCCCGCGTTCCAGATGA
- a CDS encoding alpha/beta hydrolase yields MANVALSYDDNGHRGTPAYLFVHGWTCDRSFFKPQYDHFGANARAVAVDLRGHGKSPLAEDGDYSIAAFAGDLAALIDELGLAPAIVVGHSLGGVITCALAASYPDKVAAALMVDPAPFVWPESIRSILEATFSAVNSPDGAAARAGLVDMMFMATDDAARKAAIAEAMAVAPQEVAGPAIASLLDFDGPAALAAVQCPIASIGSDGPVNDALEMKRINPNVLIGQTLGAGHFNQLEVPDQVNAMLERFVRISL; encoded by the coding sequence ATGGCGAACGTGGCGCTCTCGTATGACGACAACGGTCACCGCGGGACTCCCGCGTACCTCTTCGTGCACGGCTGGACGTGCGATCGCTCGTTCTTCAAACCGCAGTACGACCACTTCGGCGCCAACGCCCGCGCCGTCGCCGTCGACCTGCGCGGTCACGGCAAGAGCCCGCTCGCCGAGGACGGTGACTATTCGATCGCGGCCTTCGCCGGCGACCTCGCGGCGCTGATCGACGAACTCGGCCTGGCCCCGGCGATCGTGGTGGGCCACTCACTCGGCGGCGTGATCACGTGCGCGCTGGCGGCGAGTTATCCCGACAAGGTCGCCGCCGCGTTGATGGTCGACCCAGCCCCGTTCGTGTGGCCCGAGTCGATCCGCTCGATCCTCGAGGCGACCTTCAGTGCCGTCAACTCGCCCGACGGAGCCGCGGCGCGCGCCGGGCTAGTCGACATGATGTTCATGGCGACCGACGACGCGGCGCGCAAGGCGGCGATCGCCGAAGCGATGGCGGTCGCGCCGCAGGAAGTCGCCGGCCCGGCGATCGCCAGCCTCCTCGACTTCGACGGCCCCGCCGCGCTCGCCGCCGTGCAGTGCCCGATCGCGTCGATCGGCTCCGACGGTCCCGTCAACGACGCGCTCGAAATGAAGCGCATCAACCCGAACGTCCTCATCGGCCAAACGCTCGGAGCCGGACATTTCAACCAGCTCGAGGTGCCCGATCAGGTGAATGCCATGCTCGAGCGCTTCGTACGGATCAGTCTGTAA
- a CDS encoding L,D-transpeptidase family protein, which produces MKKAAVLIAVALATVGLAAAARATWIEVPPGGGPHVRTFSPNGDAIGGGFFAYDPGFSGGVSVAVGDVTGGPAPEIVTGAGPGMEPLVRVWSTDGQLLTQFDAYSQGFRGGVSVAVANVTGGGNGNIVTGAGFGGGPHVRVFDGAGNVQREWMAYDPGFTGGVHVAAGQLNGALGAASVVTAPIFAGGPHVRVFDASGHVQREWMAYDPNFTGGVNVAVGNGHIVTGPFTMGGPHVRVFDPNGNVTAEWMAYDPSFSGGVTVAAGTLGLQPAVVTGAGPGGGPHVRVFDQNGAAQGGGFFAYDPGFGGGVNVAVGNNSIVTGAGVPHFIQQVLGVGSSGADVAALQQRLLDMGFWLPGVDGSFGSTTQQAVWAFQKANGLPRDGKIGPEDLPALNRGARVTAASTSGDLVEVDKARQLLLVIRGGRVLWAFNTSTGSNGHYSYGGHTYTAYTPEGHFTFDRQIDGYHTSHLGEMYRPKYFTAEGHAIHGSPSIPPYPASHGCVRLSNSAIDFIWNAGLAPLGSAIWVHS; this is translated from the coding sequence GTGAAGAAGGCAGCGGTCCTCATTGCAGTAGCTCTCGCGACGGTCGGGTTGGCGGCGGCGGCCCGGGCCACCTGGATCGAGGTGCCGCCCGGCGGCGGTCCGCACGTGCGGACGTTCTCGCCCAACGGCGACGCGATCGGTGGCGGGTTCTTCGCCTACGACCCCGGCTTCAGCGGCGGCGTGTCCGTCGCCGTGGGTGATGTCACCGGTGGTCCGGCCCCCGAGATCGTCACCGGAGCGGGCCCCGGCATGGAGCCGCTCGTGCGCGTGTGGTCGACCGACGGGCAGCTCCTGACCCAGTTCGACGCGTACAGCCAGGGCTTCCGCGGTGGCGTGTCGGTCGCCGTGGCGAACGTGACCGGCGGGGGCAACGGCAACATCGTGACGGGCGCGGGCTTCGGCGGCGGGCCGCACGTGCGGGTGTTCGACGGAGCGGGCAACGTGCAGCGCGAGTGGATGGCGTATGACCCCGGCTTCACGGGGGGCGTGCACGTCGCCGCCGGCCAACTCAACGGCGCCCTCGGTGCCGCCAGCGTCGTGACCGCGCCGATATTCGCCGGTGGTCCGCACGTGCGCGTGTTCGACGCGTCGGGTCACGTGCAGCGGGAGTGGATGGCGTATGACCCGAACTTCACCGGCGGCGTCAACGTCGCCGTGGGCAACGGCCACATCGTCACCGGGCCTTTCACCATGGGCGGCCCGCACGTGCGCGTGTTCGACCCCAACGGCAACGTGACCGCCGAGTGGATGGCCTACGACCCGAGCTTCAGTGGCGGCGTCACCGTCGCCGCGGGCACGCTCGGGTTGCAGCCGGCGGTCGTGACCGGCGCCGGCCCCGGCGGCGGCCCGCACGTGCGCGTGTTCGACCAGAACGGCGCGGCGCAGGGCGGCGGGTTCTTCGCCTACGACCCGGGGTTCGGCGGCGGCGTCAACGTGGCGGTCGGCAACAACAGCATCGTGACGGGCGCCGGGGTGCCGCACTTCATCCAACAGGTGCTCGGGGTCGGCAGCTCCGGCGCGGACGTCGCCGCGCTCCAGCAGCGCCTGCTCGACATGGGCTTCTGGTTGCCCGGCGTCGACGGAAGTTTCGGCTCGACGACGCAGCAGGCCGTGTGGGCGTTCCAGAAGGCCAATGGCCTGCCCCGTGACGGCAAGATCGGCCCCGAAGACCTACCCGCGCTCAACCGCGGCGCGCGCGTGACCGCCGCGAGCACCTCCGGAGACCTGGTGGAAGTCGACAAGGCGCGACAGTTGCTTCTCGTCATCCGCGGCGGCCGCGTCCTGTGGGCCTTCAACACCTCGACGGGCAGCAACGGGCACTACAGCTACGGCGGCCACACCTACACGGCGTACACGCCCGAAGGGCATTTCACCTTCGACCGCCAGATCGACGGCTACCACACGTCGCACCTCGGCGAGATGTACCGGCCGAAGTACTTCACGGCCGAAGGCCACGCCATCCACGGCTCACCGTCGATCCCGCCGTATCCGGCGTCGCACGGCTGCGTGCGGTTGTCGAACTCCGCGATCGACTTCATCTGGAACGCGGGGCTCGCGCCATTGGGTTCGGCGATCTGGGTGCATTCGTAG